A stretch of DNA from Arachis hypogaea cultivar Tifrunner chromosome 19, arahy.Tifrunner.gnm2.J5K5, whole genome shotgun sequence:
AATACGGGATTTAAACActgacacttgtttaagcggacgagtaaGCTAACCACTCGACGAACCCAAGTTAGTTTATACTATATATGTATCCCTActagatattttttctttttcaaaaagaaaataaaagaaaagatccaaGTACCAAAATCATTGATGAgtgacataaaaaaaaaaatcatggatGAGTGCACTTATTATAGATTGCATCATGGTGTTCATTTTTCTTGGAACCTGACCACTTCCCCATGATTTTATTATGGAATGTAACAGGCAATTCcttctaaagaaaaaaaaaaggttcccCAAGTTTCTTTGCTTATCTCAATTGGATTCCTTGTAATGGCAATCAGCATAAGTGTACAATGGACAAAGTCAAAATCCCTTGTGTAATACATGAGATAGAGCGTGAACAAAGGTGTCTATTTCATGTTCCTTTCATGCTATAATTGCTTTTGTTCTCCATATCATATGAAGAGAATAAACAGTTGTATGAGGGGCCAAAATGTAGGATTGGTTAAGATGATATATACAACTCTAGTCCCTTAACTAGAGGTCTCAGGTTCAATCGGGTCGAGTTGAGTCGAATTAGCCAGTTTCCTGGTAAACAGTTGATATGATTTGTTGTTTGTTATAGGGAGAAAAATTAACAGTTGTATGAGTGGTCCTACTCATATATATCAACAAACAAGGCCTTATCCATCATCCTCTCTTCATTCCTTAGCTTCAACTGATTCAAGAAAATCTCACATCCAAATCAAGAGGGCcaacatagaaaaaaaaaatcaacttgatattttttatgatatatactTTTTGTAATGCAGCATAACATGCTTATGACAGCTACAAAAGCAAAAGATTGTACTACTTCTACATTACTTGAGCTTTTCACTGAGATGAAGAATCAAACCAACACAGATTCCATCAATTTTCCACCACCAAGATCTCCATCATCCCAATTCTCCTCTGAATGCTGGTTTGATGATGCATGCATCCTTGACATGGACTACTTTGTCAAGACCCTTTCCGGAATCAAAGCGAAAGGCGTCCGGGCCGACTTGATTGGTTCCATAATCACACATTACGCCTCCAAATGGCTACCTGACCTCTCTGCAGGTGACTTGGCCGAAAAAGGCCTTACGCAATTCGAGGAATCACCAGAGAGCGTCACAGCTTCTTGGATGAAGAAGAGGTTCTTTGTGGAAACATTGGTGGGAGTTCTGCCTCCTGAGAAGGATGCAATCCCCTGCAACTTCCTCCTTCGCCTTCTCCGAACGGCGAACATGGTTGGTGTTGAGGCTAGTTATAGACACGAGCTTGAGAGGCGGATTTCATGGCAGCTTGACCAAGCTTCATTGAGAGAGCTTGTGATTCCATCATTCAGCCACACTTGTGGAACTCTTTTGGATGTTGAGCTTGTTATTAGGCTTGTTAAGAGGTTTGTGGGTTTGGATAGTGAGGGAGCCAAGAGTGGTGCTGCTCTTGTTAAGGTGGCCAAGTTGGTTGACTGCTACCTCGCCGAGGCTGCTGTCGATGCGAATTTGAGCTTGTCCGAGTTTGTCACTCTTGCAGGAGCTCTTCCAAGCCATGCTAGAGC
This window harbors:
- the LOC112779451 gene encoding coleoptile phototropism protein 1 — encoded protein: MQHNMLMTATKAKDCTTSTLLELFTEMKNQTNTDSINFPPPRSPSSQFSSECWFDDACILDMDYFVKTLSGIKAKGVRADLIGSIITHYASKWLPDLSAGDLAEKGLTQFEESPESVTASWMKKRFFVETLVGVLPPEKDAIPCNFLLRLLRTANMVGVEASYRHELERRISWQLDQASLRELVIPSFSHTCGTLLDVELVIRLVKRFVGLDSEGAKSGAALVKVAKLVDCYLAEAAVDANLSLSEFVTLAGALPSHARATDDGLYRAIDTYLKAHPSVSKEDRKGLCRLIDSRKLTPEASLHAAQNERFPVRAVIQVLLSEQTKLNRNLDWSGSLISSTRSPNGVLDACLSKREMNAQHMEIRKLKEELYRVQSQCNAMQVQMERMVEKKKGFFKWMRFGVMPNAFGSKGFGGVEKIDEVVEGEVGFGRQTPMDMKTKLVKGRTPHKWRKSLS